The DNA sequence CGGCGGTCGCTGTCGTGGAGGACGATGTCAAGTGCTTGCAGGGTCTCAAAGCCTCGCTCAGCGACCCGCAAGGGACGCTCGGTTCTTGGAGATTCGCGAGCTCGTCGGTCGGGTTCATATGCAAGTTCGTGGGCGTTTCTTGCTGGAACGACCAAGAGAATCGTGTGATCAGCCTCGAGCTCCGGGGCATGGACCTGACAGGGCAGATTCCGGAGTCACTGCAGTATTGCCAGAGCTTGCAGACCTTGGATCTCTCCAACAATGGCCTCTCTGGTACAATCCCTTCTCGAATATGCACGTGGCTTCCTTACTTGGTGACCCTCGATCTGTCAAGCAATGGCCTTTCGGGCTCTATACCACACGAGCTAGTGAACTGCACTTACTTGAACAATCTTGTGCTCTCGAATAATCGCCTGACCGGGACTATACCATACGAGTTCTCGACTCTAGATAGGCTCAAGAAGTTCTCGGTCGCGAACAATGATCTGAGAGGCACGGTCCCTTCCTTCTTTGATGGGTTTGGTAAGGCAAGTTTTGCAGGGAACGGTCTCTGTGGAGGGCCTTTAGGGAAGTGTGGTGCGTTGAGCAAGAAGAACCTGGCGATCATCATTGCCGCTGGGGTTTTTGGTGCAGCTGCATCTCTGTTGCTAGGTCTGGGCCTGTGGTGGTGGTATCATCTGAGGGTtgtgaggaggaggaagagaatgTACGGGATGGGGAGGGATGATGATAGTGCTTGGGTTGAGAGGCTTAGGGCTCATAAGCTGGTCCAGGTTTCTCTGTTCCAAAAGCCGATCGTCAAGGTCAAGTTGGCCGATCTAATGGCCGGCACAAACAATTTCAGCGCGGAGAATATAATCATATCCACTAGGACTGGATGCACTTATAAGGCCATCCTTCCGGATGGATCCGCGCTTGCGATTAAGCGGCTCAATACTTGTAAGCTCGGGGAAAAGCAGTTCAGGTTGGAGATGAATCGGTTAGGACAGCTGAGGCACCCGAATTTGACGCCCCTTTTGGGGTTTTGTTTAGTGGAGGAAGAGAAGCTGTTGGTTTACAAGCACATGTCCAAAGGCACTCTTCACTCTTTGCTCCTTGGAAGCAGTGTTTTATTGGATTGGCCAACTAGGTTCCGGGTCGGTTTAGGCATCGCTAGAGGCCTCGCTTGGCTTCATCACGGGTGCGATCCACCCTTCTTGCATCAGAACTTGTGCTCCAACGTGATCCTTATCGATGAAGACTTTGAGGCCCGAATAGTTGATTTCGGCTTGTCGAGGCTCATGACTACCACGGAGTCCGACGGGAGCAGTTTCGTGAATGGCGACTTAGGGGAGTTTGGTTATATTGCCCCAGAATACTCGAGCACCATGGTTGCTTC is a window from the Rhodamnia argentea isolate NSW1041297 chromosome 8, ASM2092103v1, whole genome shotgun sequence genome containing:
- the LOC115741345 gene encoding probable inactive receptor kinase At1g27190 isoform X2: MSGPFRSVLSGSEAFCSSWSARPSSMKRSSDLMILFLIAWLVSAVAVVEDDVKCLQGLKASLSDPQGTLGSWRFASSSVGFICKFVGVSCWNDQENRVISLELRGMDLTGQIPESLQYCQSLQTLDLSNNGLSGNGLCGGPLGKCGALSKKNLAIIIAAGVFGAAASLLLGLGLWWWYHLRVVRRRKRMYGMGRDDDSAWVERLRAHKLVQVSLFQKPIVKVKLADLMAGTNNFSAENIIISTRTGCTYKAILPDGSALAIKRLNTCKLGEKQFRLEMNRLGQLRHPNLTPLLGFCLVEEEKLLVYKHMSKGTLHSLLLGSSVLLDWPTRFRVGLGIARGLAWLHHGCDPPFLHQNLCSNVILIDEDFEARIVDFGLSRLMTTTESDGSSFVNGDLGEFGYIAPEYSSTMVASMKGDVYAFGVVLLELVTGQKPLAVSIPDEEFKGNLVDWVNVLSSTDRTKDAVDKTLWKHGYDGEILQFLKIACSCIVTRPKDRWSMYQAYQSLKSMAEEQGMTEQYDEFPLIFLKQDSESM
- the LOC115741345 gene encoding probable inactive receptor kinase At1g27190 isoform X1, with the protein product MSGPFRSVLSGSEAFCSSWSARPSSMKRSSDLMILFLIAWLVSAVAVVEDDVKCLQGLKASLSDPQGTLGSWRFASSSVGFICKFVGVSCWNDQENRVISLELRGMDLTGQIPESLQYCQSLQTLDLSNNGLSGTIPSRICTWLPYLVTLDLSSNGLSGSIPHELVNCTYLNNLVLSNNRLTGTIPYEFSTLDRLKKFSVANNDLRGTVPSFFDGFGKASFAGNGLCGGPLGKCGALSKKNLAIIIAAGVFGAAASLLLGLGLWWWYHLRVVRRRKRMYGMGRDDDSAWVERLRAHKLVQVSLFQKPIVKVKLADLMAGTNNFSAENIIISTRTGCTYKAILPDGSALAIKRLNTCKLGEKQFRLEMNRLGQLRHPNLTPLLGFCLVEEEKLLVYKHMSKGTLHSLLLGSSVLLDWPTRFRVGLGIARGLAWLHHGCDPPFLHQNLCSNVILIDEDFEARIVDFGLSRLMTTTESDGSSFVNGDLGEFGYIAPEYSSTMVASMKGDVYAFGVVLLELVTGQKPLAVSIPDEEFKGNLVDWVNVLSSTDRTKDAVDKTLWKHGYDGEILQFLKIACSCIVTRPKDRWSMYQAYQSLKSMAEEQGMTEQYDEFPLIFLKQDSESM